The following are encoded in a window of Gramella sp. MT6 genomic DNA:
- a CDS encoding 2-oxoglutarate and iron-dependent oxygenase domain-containing protein has product MNNIPSVDLADFLSDDPKRKEKFVNEIGKAYEEIGFVALKNHFLSDQLVEELYKEVKSFFDLPVETKQKYEIEGLAGQRGYISFGKEHAKGKKEGDLKEFWHFGQEPSEDANLTEEYPENVQVEELKDFNHTGMEAYRMLEKTGIYVLRALALYIGLNEFYFDHWASNGNSILRPIHYPPIKEEPKGAVRAGAHGDINLITLLMGASTGGLQVLRKDGEWIDAIPQEDELVINVGDMLERHTNNKLRSTIHRVINPPKEEWDKPRYSIPFFMHPRSEMRLDCLEECIDEDHPKQYEDITAGEFLNQRLIEIGLAKK; this is encoded by the coding sequence ATGAATAATATCCCAAGCGTAGATCTTGCTGATTTTTTATCAGATGATCCAAAACGCAAAGAGAAATTTGTAAACGAAATTGGTAAAGCATACGAAGAAATAGGTTTCGTGGCTTTAAAGAATCACTTTCTAAGCGATCAACTGGTTGAAGAACTCTATAAAGAAGTAAAGTCATTTTTTGATCTTCCGGTAGAGACTAAACAAAAATATGAGATCGAAGGTTTAGCCGGACAAAGAGGTTATATTTCTTTTGGTAAAGAACATGCTAAAGGAAAAAAAGAAGGTGATCTTAAGGAATTCTGGCATTTTGGTCAGGAGCCTTCTGAAGATGCGAATCTTACTGAGGAATATCCCGAAAATGTACAGGTTGAAGAATTAAAAGATTTCAACCATACTGGTATGGAAGCTTACAGAATGCTTGAAAAAACAGGTATTTATGTTTTAAGAGCACTGGCATTGTATATCGGGCTTAATGAATTTTATTTCGATCATTGGGCCAGTAACGGAAATAGCATTTTAAGACCCATCCACTACCCTCCTATCAAAGAAGAGCCTAAAGGAGCTGTTAGAGCAGGCGCCCATGGTGATATAAATCTTATTACACTTTTAATGGGAGCTTCCACCGGAGGTCTTCAGGTTTTAAGAAAAGATGGTGAATGGATAGATGCAATTCCTCAGGAAGATGAATTAGTGATCAACGTTGGTGATATGCTGGAAAGGCATACCAATAACAAATTGAGGTCAACTATTCACAGGGTGATCAATCCACCTAAGGAAGAATGGGATAAACCCAGATATTCTATTCCATTCTTCATGCACCCACGTAGTGAAATGAGACTGGATTGTCTTGAAGAATGTATAGATGAAGATCATCCAAAACAATATGAAGATATCACTGCCGGTGAATTTTTGAATCAGCGCCTTATAGAAATAGGACTGGCTAAAAAATAG